TAAAAATTTAATTCATTTTCTATCAACTTCATGTGGCGTGTACCATAGGATAGGAAGGATTCATAGGAAATGATTATTAAACTTTATCAGAATTTATTCTGATAAAGTAACAGGGAATTGTCAGCTTTAGCTGACAAGGGGTGTAACCCTCGTGTTAGTCTAACGGCATTGGTAAGTACTACTGGTAGTAAAAACATACAGTTTCAATATTCTCTTATATAACTCAATAATACACTGTATTTTTGTATCTCTATATGATATATTAAATAAGCGATTCTATATAACTTGCTATAACACAATAAAATATATTATAACAATACTATAATTCAATGGCATGCAAGAGGTAAGGGGTTCAAGTCCCCTCATCTCCAAAAAGACCGAACATTCCGTTCGGTCTTTTTTTTCGTTTTCAGCGTTCCGAAAACGAAACGTATCATATGATACCGTCCGACAGGGCGGTTTTATTTTTTTAGGGGACTTGAACCGAAGCGGCACTGCCGCGCAGGCGGGGCAAAGCCCAAGTCCCCTCATCTCCAAAAAGACCGAACATTCCGTTCGGTCTTTTTTTTCCGTTTTCAGCGTTCCGAAAACGAAACGTATCATATGATACCGTCCGACAGGGCGGTTTTATTTTTTTAGGGGACTTGAACCGAAGCGGCACTGCCGCGCAGGCGGGGCAAAGCCCAAGTCCCCTCATCTCCAAAAAGACCGAACATTCCGTTCGGTCTTTTTTTTCGTTTTCAGCGTTCCGAAAACGAAACGTATCATATGATACCGTCCGACAGGGCGGTTTTATTTTTTTAGGGGACTTGAACCGGAGCGGCACTGCCGCGCAGGCGGGGCAAAGCCCAAGTCCCCTCATCTCCAAAAAGACCGAACATTCCGTTCGGTCTTTTTTTCGTTCTCAGCGTTCCGAAAACGAAACGTATCATATGATACCGTCCGACAGGGCGGTTTTATTTTTTCTACGCAAAATACAGTTCGCTTTCAAAGCAGGTGCCGCCGTCCGTCTTTCCGACGACGATAAGCTTATGCGCGGATTCTTCTGCTTTGCCGAACAGGCGGAGCGTATCTCCTTTTCGGGCTTCATGCGAATAATTAATACGGAAATCGGTGAGCGTTTTTTGCTGATATTCGGCGGGAAGGCAATCGATGATATACGCACCGTAACGCGCGTTGTTCATGTGTCCGTTCGCGTCGATATCGGTATAACGGATCGTCCGTTCGTCCAGCAGCTGCATATCTTCGGGAACCGCGATCTTTGTACAATCAAGACCGCAGAACTCAGTTTTAAGCGTCGGTTCGTCGCGCAGCGTGAACTGGGACGGCTTCATGATTCTGCGAAGTTCGGGATTTACGACGAGCCAAGTACTGTACCCCGACACGAGCGACTGCCCGGAAACACCGGTAATTTCATAGCGGCGGGCAAGCTGCAAACCGACGGGCGCTTCTTCCCAAGTTTTTATCGTGATAATATCGTTCGATTTCGGCATGGAATGGATTTTAAACGATACGCGCGACACCAGAATCGCCACGCCGTGGTCATTCAAATATTCGTACGTAAAACCGCGCTGATGATAATCTTCAATAGCGGAATCGGCCGTTACCAAAAGCAGCTCCGAAAGATTGAGCTGATGCAATTCATCGCACTGACAAAAGTTCAGTTTCGTTTCCCGATAAAAAAAAGTATCCTCATGCCACTGCTTAAAACATATCATGTATTACTTCCTGCGGATTGATTCAAAACGCCGATGAAGAACGCGTCCTTTTCCGGCAGCTCCGCCGTAACTATATCACATCAGACCGTCGCTGCCAACAACCGGCCGCAGCGCATATACGATCCGAACGGTCGTATTCACCGGATACGGATACGAACTTTCCGTGAGCGGAAACACGCGCTCGATCAACGCCGCAGCGGCATCGTCCAACAACGCGCTGCCGGATCCCGCTTCGATACGGTAAGAATCGAGCGTTCCGTACGGGCCGATCGATATGCGAACCGTAACGCGGCCTTCAACCGCACGCCGCCGGGCGCGCTCCGGATACGTTAAATTGTCCAGGATTTTCCGGTCGAGCAACGCAAGCACCGCCGGTTCCGTTGCGGCGGCACCCGGCGCGTTACCGGGTGTATCGCCGTTAACGTGCGCCGGTTCAAGGCGTCCCGGTTCAAGGAGTTCTGTTACGGCGGCAGCTGCCGGTTCATGGCCACCGCCGCCGGACACGATTTCCGGCGCGTCATCGGATATGCTGCCGGACACGATTTCCGGTGCGTCATCGGATATGCCGCCGGATGCGGCGGACTGCAGTGAAAAGTTCCGGACGGCGGACAGCTCAGGTTTGGAGGCTGCTTCCGGTTTACTGGCTGCCGATTTGGCGGACAACTCAGGTTTGGAGGCCGGTTCCGGTTTACTGGCTGCCGGTTTGACGGACAGCTCAGGTTTGGAGGCCGGTTCCGCTCTCAGTTCCGCGGCGCCGTTCAGAACGATGCGTATCGGCAAAAATCGGCGCGCCGCATCCGCGTCGGAAGTATCGGCACCGCCGCATATCTGCAGCACGGCACTCACCCCGCACGGAACGGCAGTCCAAAAAATCGCCGCGGAAACGGCAGCCGCCCCGCAGCGACGCAGCCTCCGCCGTTTTTCCGCATCGCGCATCAAACCGTACCGCGGCTTTAATACCGGAACGAAGCGCGTATACTGAACGTGCGCCCCGTTCCCGGATAATACGCCGCGCCGCTCCACGCAGAAGGAGCCGTAGCGAACGTCGCGTACTTTACGTTGAACAGATTTTCAACCGAAGCGGAAACCGTCAGCATATTGTCCAGCTGCGGCGGCGTGTACCGCAGTGAAAGGCCGACGAGCGCGTACGGATCGAGCTTTGCGTACGCGTTCGCAGTGTCGCCGCTCATATACCGGCTTCCGATAACCGAAACGTCGGACGATGCGACGATTCCCTGAGGCAGATTGAACGCAGCCTGACAATACGCGTTCACAGCCGCCTGCAGCGGTATCCGATTGTTTTCAGCCGCACCGGCGGCGAAAACCGCATACACGTATCCGACGTTTCCGTTCAAACTGAACCATGAAACGGGAGACGACTTCACGGAAAGAGAGCCGCCGATTCTGCGCGTCGCGTCCAGATTTTCATTCCGATACGTCGCCGCGTTGTAGCTTATTTCGTTTTCGAGATACGTTACGTAGGCAACGGCGGCGGTTTCGATTTTATCACCGAACGCATATTTTGCACCCGCTTCCGCGTTCCAGCCGTTTTCCGGCTTCAAATCCGCGTTAAAACCGGCACCAGACGCAAGCGACGTTTTTTCATCGATAAAAGGCAGCCGGAACATCGTGCCGTATTTTGCGTATACGGACGCCGTTTCGGTAAAATTATAGCTCGCCGCAATATCGTACGCCCAGGCGTAATACGTATCATCGGCGCTGAACGAAGCCGATTTTTTTTCGGCAGATATGTTCGCCGCGGTAAAACGCACGCCCGCGTTCAGCACGACCGGAACGGTAAAAGAGAACGACGCGCTCGCGTACGGCGCGTACGAAAACTGATTGATTTCGTATTCGTTCGTCAACGTTTTACGTGCCGACTCTCCGTATTTTTGCCCGGTATACAGTACGCCGCTGAAATCGAATCCGGCGCGGGCCGCGAGCGATCCTGCCAAAAACAAATCCGTATACACGGCCTGCGCGGCCGCTTCTATTTGATGAAAGAAATACGTCCTGTACCCGTAATTGTCGAACTGCCGGTTTTTATACGTCCAGGCGACGGGCAGGGAAACGGTCAATTTATCACCGGGAACGAATTCGCCCGTCAGCGCAGCGCCGGTGTTCCATTCCGAACCTTTATCCTTGCTCGTAACGGACGCCGCGTTCGCCTGCGTGGGATCGGCGTTAAATTCGGCTTCGGTCAAACTGCCGGGCAGTTCAAAATCGGTCGTAAAATATGACGCGGACGGTCTGAA
This sequence is a window from Treponema brennaborense DSM 12168. Protein-coding genes within it:
- a CDS encoding acyl-[acyl-carrier-protein] thioesterase, producing MICFKQWHEDTFFYRETKLNFCQCDELHQLNLSELLLVTADSAIEDYHQRGFTYEYLNDHGVAILVSRVSFKIHSMPKSNDIITIKTWEEAPVGLQLARRYEITGVSGQSLVSGYSTWLVVNPELRRIMKPSQFTLRDEPTLKTEFCGLDCTKIAVPEDMQLLDERTIRYTDIDANGHMNNARYGAYIIDCLPAEYQQKTLTDFRINYSHEARKGDTLRLFGKAEESAHKLIVVGKTDGGTCFESELYFA
- a CDS encoding TonB family protein, which encodes MRDAEKRRRLRRCGAAAVSAAIFWTAVPCGVSAVLQICGGADTSDADAARRFLPIRIVLNGAAELRAEPASKPELSVKPAASKPEPASKPELSAKSAASKPEAASKPELSAVRNFSLQSAASGGISDDAPEIVSGSISDDAPEIVSGGGGHEPAAAAVTELLEPGRLEPAHVNGDTPGNAPGAAATEPAVLALLDRKILDNLTYPERARRRAVEGRVTVRISIGPYGTLDSYRIEAGSGSALLDDAAAALIERVFPLTESSYPYPVNTTVRIVYALRPVVGSDGLM
- a CDS encoding TonB-dependent receptor; this encodes MQFSRVCAAAVCVAAVGTFAFADSMTDSEPDLRGDSVRTYTVSAAPDEQNVYSVPAAVTVITADDIAASGKTSVMEVLATVPGVTFTEGYYGKSTASIRMRGASGDNPFGQVVVLVDGKRQNNPDMSPQNWSAVPLSAVERIEVIDGAAGARYGSGAVGGVVNIVTKKPETGVTGDASVSYGSNNETTLQASGGFGSEKGGVRAFVDYYRSSGWREHSALSSLNAGLNGYVSAAGKLTFRPSASYFTTDFELPGSLTEAEFNADPTQANAASVTSKDKGSEWNTGAALTGEFVPGDKLTVSLPVAWTYKNRQFDNYGYRTYFFHQIEAAAQAVYTDLFLAGSLAARAGFDFSGVLYTGQKYGESARKTLTNEYEINQFSYAPYASASFSFTVPVVLNAGVRFTAANISAEKKSASFSADDTYYAWAYDIAASYNFTETASVYAKYGTMFRLPFIDEKTSLASGAGFNADLKPENGWNAEAGAKYAFGDKIETAAVAYVTYLENEISYNAATYRNENLDATRRIGGSLSVKSSPVSWFSLNGNVGYVYAVFAAGAAENNRIPLQAAVNAYCQAAFNLPQGIVASSDVSVIGSRYMSGDTANAYAKLDPYALVGLSLRYTPPQLDNMLTVSASVENLFNVKYATFATAPSAWSGAAYYPGTGRTFSIRASFRY